One Mercurialis annua linkage group LG3, ddMerAnnu1.2, whole genome shotgun sequence DNA window includes the following coding sequences:
- the LOC126672310 gene encoding putative pentatricopeptide repeat-containing protein At1g12700, mitochondrial: MTNIDDALLSFNTMLHINPLPSIVEFNKLLSALVRMKHFQAVLSLCKRLELAGLPFNAYTINIVMNCFCHLHRVDFGFAMLGKIFKLGFRLDVIMFNPLLNGLCLQGKIAQAVELFDDIEAKGYQLDVYAYSSVANSLCKIGKSSAAISLLQRMREKGCQPNVVTYNTIIDGLCREGFITTAKNLVLEMKRENILADVVTYSSLIRCRFNLGQCKEALALHNEMFDWKIKPDVVIFNVLVDGLCKEGMVLEARDIVETMTQREIEPNVVTYNSLIGGYCQQNQLSEARKVFDIMVSKGCTPNIVTYNILIKLYCKNKTMDDPDYDKDRKKGGGGLITPAKHICNMTLFTLFADLYPSADAILGQTSNSTAGNGVDFVPKKRKTDGQSIIDGVAKEGPTTGEQKKKKTDHEETLVPNGGKRNHKAGKNAAENADAGKKKTKKRKNSEQAEEESEMPSKKKEKKKRKSEA; the protein is encoded by the exons ATGACTAATATTGATGATGCCCTACTTTCATTCAATACCATGCTTCACATCAACCCCTTACCTTCCATAGTTGAGTTTAATAAATTGTTATCTGCACTTGTCAGAATGAAACATTTTCAGGCCGTGCTTTCTCTTTGTAAGCGATTGGAATTGGCAGGACTTCCGTTTAATGCTTACACTATTAACATAGTGATGAATTGCTTCTGTCATTTGCATCGTGTCGATTTTGGATTCGCCATGCTAGGAAAAATCTTCAAACTCGGATTTCGGCTTGACGTGATTATGTTTAATCCCTTACTCAATGGCCTTTGTTTACAAGGTAAAATTGCCCAAGCTGTCGAGTTGTTTGATGATATAGAAGCCAAGGGTTATCAACTTGATGTTTATGCCTATTCTTCTGTTGCTAATTCCTTATGTAAAATTGGAAAATCCAGTGCTGCAATTAGTTTACTTCAAAGAATGAGAGAAAAAGGTTGTCAGCCAAATGTTGTGACCTATAATACAATTATCGACGGGCTTTGCAGGGAGGGTTTCATTACCACGGCTAAAAACCTTGTATTAGAGATGAAGAGAGAAAATATATTGGCTGATGTTGTAACTTACAGCTCTTTAATTCGTTGTCGTTTCAATTTAGGCCAATGCAAGGAAGCTTTAGCTTTACATAATGAAATGTTTGATTGGAAAATCAAGCCAGATGTAGTCATTTTCAATGTATTGGTCGATGGTTTGTGTAAAGAAGGGATGGTTTTAGAGGCTCGTGATATAGTTGAAACAATGACGCAGAGGGAGATAGAGCCGAATGTGGTCACTTACAATTCATTAATAGGTGGATATTGTCAGCAGAATCAATTAAGTGAGGCTAGAAAAGTATTTGACATTATGGTAAGCAAGGGTTGCACTCCTAATATTGTGACTTACAACATTTTGATTAAACTGTACTGCAAGAACAAAACGATGGATGat CCTGACTATGACAAAGACCGAAAGAAGGGAGGTGGCGGATTGATAACTCCTGCCAAG CATATTTGCAATATGACTCTTTTTACGCTTTTCGCAGACTTATATCCCTCCGCCGATGCTATACTAGGACAAACATCAAACTCCACGGCTGGTAATGGGGTAGATTTTGTTCCAAAGAAGAGAAAGACAGATGGCCAATCTATTATTGATGGTGTTGCAAAGGAGGGTCCAACTACTGGtgagcagaagaagaaaaaaactgaTCATGAAGAGACTTTGGTGCCAAATGGTGGCAAAAGAAACCATAAAGCTGGCAAAAATGCTGCGGAAAATGCTGATGCAGGAAAAAAGAAGACGAAGAAGCGAAAAAATTCCGAACAAGCCGAAGAAGAATCCGAAATGCCAAgcaagaagaaagaaaagaagaagagaaaaagtgAGGCATAA